The Streptomyces cadmiisoli genome has a segment encoding these proteins:
- a CDS encoding transglycosylase domain-containing protein, with protein MIRLRRVAVRRPNWLVRARRRRGRWLRRALVTLLALTLAACGAVVVAYRMTDIPKPHPETAVQSTVFLDRNGDYLGRRGPVDRQDVPLSQVPRQVRDAVIAAENRSFRTDSGVSPTALVRAAVATLSGGGRQGGSTITQQYVKNALLSPEQSLDRKAREALIAIKLDRTRTKDEILEGYLNTVYFGRGAAGIQSAARNYFGVDARDLTLAQGAALAAVINLPSYYERVGADTKVTATLRNRWEWVLDGMRGTGLISAAERTAAHFPAFRFYPPGETEGQRQYLIDIAAAEAAERLGISQDELARGGYTVRTTFDLAAQDATTERVRDAPRARRGAALRTAMVAVVPGDGAVRVLYGGADYTKQPFNNAVSGAVEAGTAVDPVTPLTADGPLGSLRKAAAPSPLRLATAYATLAAQQTYAEPYTVSKVTRAGRTLHTARPKPVRVLPEGGGVMTAAPRPPGEQPTFAHTGGAGTGPGTRTLWHTAADPKLSVTVSLFAEYPARGKRPPRPARLGDGFEKFAMSAVEEVREQLGRS; from the coding sequence GTGATCCGGCTCCGGCGCGTGGCGGTGCGCCGTCCGAACTGGCTCGTCCGCGCCCGCCGGCGCCGGGGGCGCTGGCTGCGGCGGGCGCTCGTCACCCTGCTGGCGCTGACCCTCGCGGCGTGCGGCGCGGTCGTCGTCGCGTACCGGATGACGGACATCCCGAAGCCGCACCCGGAGACCGCCGTCCAGAGCACCGTGTTCCTCGACAGGAACGGGGACTACCTGGGACGGCGCGGCCCGGTGGACCGCCAGGACGTACCGCTGTCGCAGGTCCCCCGGCAGGTACGGGACGCGGTGATCGCCGCGGAGAACCGCTCGTTCCGCACCGACTCGGGTGTCTCACCCACCGCCCTGGTCCGCGCGGCGGTGGCGACGCTCAGCGGCGGCGGGCGCCAGGGCGGCTCGACGATCACCCAGCAGTACGTCAAGAACGCGCTCCTGAGCCCCGAGCAGTCACTCGACCGCAAGGCCCGGGAAGCGCTGATCGCGATCAAACTGGACCGCACCCGCACCAAGGACGAGATCCTGGAGGGCTATCTCAACACCGTGTACTTCGGGCGGGGCGCGGCGGGCATCCAGTCGGCGGCACGCAACTACTTCGGCGTCGACGCACGCGATCTGACACTGGCCCAGGGCGCCGCGCTCGCGGCCGTCATCAACCTGCCGTCGTACTACGAGCGGGTGGGCGCCGACACGAAGGTCACCGCGACCCTGCGCAACCGCTGGGAGTGGGTCCTGGACGGGATGCGCGGCACCGGCCTGATCTCGGCGGCGGAGCGCACCGCCGCCCACTTCCCGGCGTTCCGCTTCTACCCGCCGGGCGAGACGGAGGGGCAGCGCCAGTACCTGATCGACATCGCCGCGGCGGAGGCGGCCGAACGGCTGGGCATCAGCCAGGACGAGTTGGCGCGGGGCGGCTACACGGTCCGTACGACGTTCGACCTGGCCGCGCAGGACGCGACGACCGAGCGGGTGCGCGACGCGCCCCGCGCACGACGGGGGGCGGCGCTGCGCACGGCGATGGTGGCGGTGGTGCCCGGGGACGGCGCGGTCCGGGTGCTGTACGGGGGCGCGGACTACACGAAACAGCCGTTCAACAACGCCGTGTCGGGCGCGGTGGAGGCGGGCACGGCCGTCGATCCGGTGACGCCCCTGACCGCCGACGGCCCTCTGGGCTCGCTGCGCAAGGCGGCGGCGCCGTCGCCGTTACGGCTGGCCACGGCCTACGCGACGCTCGCCGCGCAACAGACGTACGCCGAGCCGTACACGGTCTCGAAGGTCACCCGGGCCGGCCGCACCCTGCACACCGCACGGCCGAAACCGGTCCGTGTGCTGCCGGAGGGTGGGGGTGTCATGACGGCCGCGCCGCGTCCGCCCGGCGAACAGCCCACGTTCGCCCACACGGGCGGCGCGGGCACCGGCCCCGGCACCCGCACCCTGTGGCACACGGCGGCCGACCCGAAGCTGTCGGTCACGGTGTCGCTGTTCGCCGAGTATCCCGCGCGCGGCAAACGCCCGCCCCGCCCGGCCCGGCTGGGCGACGGGTTCGAGAAGTTCGCGATGTCGGCCGTGGAGGAGGTGCGGGAGCAGCTCGGCCGCTCCTGA
- a CDS encoding sigma-70 family RNA polymerase sigma factor, which yields MSRRPSAPQPPSPRDDFAAYTAHTWPWLLRAAHLLTGDPRAAEDLARGTLAETYARRRRIPRGDADFHVRRTLVRRHLRPPRRHPADAGQSSPLLRALAGLPARQRVVLVLRYGEGLSKSETAQVLGCSTGTVTSLLRRGLAALEDTFPSGAGARP from the coding sequence GTGAGCCGCCGACCCTCTGCACCGCAACCGCCCTCCCCGCGCGACGACTTCGCCGCCTACACCGCGCACACCTGGCCCTGGCTGCTGCGGGCCGCCCACCTCCTGACGGGCGATCCGCGAGCGGCCGAGGACCTGGCCCGCGGCACGCTGGCGGAGACGTACGCCCGCCGGCGCAGGATTCCGCGCGGCGACGCGGACTTCCATGTGCGGCGGACGCTGGTACGCCGCCACCTGCGCCCGCCCCGGCGGCATCCCGCCGACGCCGGGCAGTCCTCGCCACTGCTGCGGGCGCTGGCGGGACTGCCAGCCCGGCAGCGCGTGGTCCTGGTCCTGCGCTACGGCGAAGGACTGAGCAAGTCGGAGACCGCCCAGGTGCTGGGCTGTTCCACCGGCACCGTCACGTCGCTCCTCCGGCGCGGCCTGGCCGCCCTGGAGGACACCTTTCCCTCCGGAGCGGGAGCACGCCCATGA
- a CDS encoding SDR family NAD(P)-dependent oxidoreductase, whose product MPDRPLITTPFGARTTATEVLAGVRLDGKRAVVTGAASGIGRETARALAAAGAEVTIGVRDPAVGARVAEEISPSNGAGLVRAGTLDLADQASVRAFTDAWRGPLHILVLNAGVMAPPLQRTKEGWEMQFATNHLGHFALATGLHDALTAARGARVVAVSSVGHINGDVDFDDINFERRPYDPWAAYSRSKTAGVLFAVEAARRWAADLITVNALNPGRITSTRLGRHIGDVSNSPASFDPTSTDVSWKDIEQGAATSVLLAASPLVDGVSGRYFEDCNKAGPHRPGVRRGVAAYAMDAGHATRLWQLSLDLLAAAARDSGPSATSV is encoded by the coding sequence ATGCCCGACCGCCCTCTGATCACCACTCCCTTCGGGGCACGCACCACCGCCACCGAAGTGCTGGCCGGTGTCCGCCTCGACGGCAAGCGCGCCGTCGTCACCGGCGCGGCCTCCGGCATCGGACGCGAGACCGCGCGTGCGCTGGCCGCCGCCGGCGCCGAGGTGACCATCGGCGTCCGGGACCCGGCCGTGGGCGCACGGGTCGCCGAGGAGATCTCGCCGTCGAACGGGGCGGGCCTGGTACGCGCCGGCACACTCGACCTCGCCGACCAGGCCTCGGTGCGTGCGTTCACGGATGCCTGGCGGGGGCCGCTGCACATCCTGGTCCTCAACGCCGGTGTAATGGCGCCGCCGCTCCAGCGGACGAAGGAGGGCTGGGAGATGCAGTTCGCCACCAACCACCTCGGCCACTTCGCCCTCGCCACCGGGCTGCACGACGCCCTCACGGCGGCCCGCGGAGCCCGGGTGGTGGCCGTCAGCTCGGTCGGGCACATCAACGGTGACGTGGACTTCGACGACATCAACTTCGAGCGGCGCCCGTACGACCCGTGGGCCGCGTACAGCCGGTCCAAGACCGCCGGCGTCCTGTTCGCGGTGGAGGCGGCGCGCCGCTGGGCAGCCGACCTGATCACCGTCAACGCCCTCAACCCCGGCCGGATCACCAGCACCCGGCTCGGGCGCCACATCGGGGACGTCTCCAACAGCCCGGCCTCGTTCGATCCGACCAGCACCGACGTGTCCTGGAAGGACATCGAGCAGGGCGCCGCGACCTCCGTGCTGCTCGCCGCGTCCCCGCTGGTCGACGGCGTGAGCGGACGGTACTTCGAGGACTGCAACAAGGCCGGACCGCACCGGCCCGGTGTCCGCCGCGGAGTCGCCGCGTACGCGATGGACGCCGGGCACGCGACCCGCCTGTGGCAGCTCTCCCTCGACCTGCTCGCGGCGGCGGCCCGGGATTCCGGCCCCTCGGCCACCTCGGTGTGA
- a CDS encoding TetR/AcrR family transcriptional regulator, whose translation MTGNDGDAARPRRPLRADAQRNEDRLLEAAAAAFARDGAGASVKDIARRAGVGVGTLYRRFPSKELLIEATYRHDVHRLCEAAPHLAATRPPVEALRTWMEDFIDFMAAKQGMADALRVVLTDAGEKRHTRTLLADALTHLLGAGQGFSVARPGVDAEDVLMALGGINLMAASEEQRELATRLIDLLLHGIVQEPPPTAPDRAAADSGEPR comes from the coding sequence GTGACCGGGAACGACGGGGACGCCGCGCGGCCACGCAGGCCGCTGCGCGCCGACGCGCAGCGCAACGAGGACCGGCTGCTCGAGGCAGCGGCCGCCGCCTTCGCCCGCGACGGAGCGGGTGCCTCGGTCAAGGACATCGCCCGCCGGGCCGGCGTCGGCGTGGGCACGCTCTACCGCCGCTTCCCCTCCAAGGAACTGCTGATCGAGGCGACGTACCGGCACGACGTGCACCGTCTGTGCGAGGCGGCACCGCACCTGGCGGCCACGCGGCCACCGGTGGAGGCGCTGCGGACCTGGATGGAGGACTTCATCGACTTCATGGCCGCCAAGCAGGGCATGGCCGACGCGCTGCGCGTGGTCCTGACGGACGCCGGCGAGAAGCGGCACACCCGGACCCTGCTCGCCGACGCCCTCACCCACCTGCTCGGTGCCGGACAGGGCTTCTCGGTCGCACGGCCGGGGGTGGACGCCGAGGACGTGCTGATGGCGCTCGGCGGTATCAACCTCATGGCGGCCAGCGAGGAGCAACGCGAGCTGGCCACCCGGCTCATCGACCTGCTCCTGCACGGCATCGTGCAAGAACCGCCGCCGACCGCACCGGACCGGGCGGCGGCGGACAGCGGAGAACCACGCTGA
- a CDS encoding alkene reductase, whose protein sequence is MTNTAPVSPLLTPYTSAALHLPNRLVMAPMTRYRAREDGAPLPVVADYYAQRAEAGLLITEGIWPHRRGQSGWRVPGLETEAHVTGWRAVTEAVHARGGRIFAQLMHGGRQGHPRSRLLGDIPAGPSAVPVPGPVHVKDGTAEAPVPREMTAQDIRTAIDDHVAAARNALRAGFDGVEIHGANSYLTHQFLADNTNLRTDAYGHDRTRFAVELVTAVAEAIGAHRLGLRLSPGNPQFGMSERDPAPVYRALTDTLDPLGLAYLHLTDNDDYPALADLRPRWSGTLIANVGENHAPTTRYQGERVLAEGHGDLVSYGRAFLTHPDLPARIAADDPLATPVDTEHLYTQGARGYTDYPTLADERSGTATGASLCQAR, encoded by the coding sequence ATGACGAACACAGCGCCCGTATCGCCGCTGCTCACCCCGTACACGTCGGCCGCCCTCCACCTGCCCAACCGTCTCGTCATGGCGCCCATGACCCGGTACCGCGCGCGGGAGGACGGCGCACCGCTCCCGGTGGTCGCCGACTACTACGCGCAGCGCGCCGAAGCCGGACTCCTCATCACCGAGGGCATCTGGCCGCACCGCCGGGGCCAGAGCGGCTGGCGCGTCCCCGGGCTGGAGACGGAGGCGCACGTCACGGGCTGGCGTGCGGTGACCGAGGCCGTGCACGCCCGCGGCGGGCGGATCTTCGCGCAGCTCATGCACGGCGGACGCCAGGGGCACCCGCGCTCCCGGCTGCTCGGCGACATCCCCGCCGGGCCGTCCGCCGTGCCCGTCCCAGGACCCGTGCACGTCAAGGACGGTACGGCCGAGGCGCCCGTACCGCGCGAGATGACGGCACAGGACATCCGTACCGCGATCGACGATCACGTGGCCGCCGCGCGCAACGCCCTGCGAGCCGGGTTCGACGGCGTGGAGATCCACGGCGCCAACAGCTACCTGACACACCAGTTCCTCGCGGACAACACCAACCTGCGCACGGACGCGTACGGGCACGACCGGACCCGGTTCGCCGTCGAACTGGTCACCGCGGTCGCCGAGGCGATCGGCGCGCACCGGCTCGGGCTCCGGCTCTCGCCGGGCAACCCGCAGTTCGGCATGTCCGAGCGTGACCCCGCCCCCGTCTACCGCGCGCTGACGGACACGCTGGATCCGCTGGGCCTGGCCTACCTCCACCTCACGGACAATGACGACTACCCCGCGCTGGCCGACCTCCGCCCCCGCTGGAGCGGCACCCTGATCGCCAACGTGGGCGAGAACCACGCGCCCACCACCCGGTACCAGGGCGAACGCGTGCTGGCCGAGGGCCACGGGGACCTGGTGTCCTACGGGCGCGCCTTCCTCACCCATCCGGACCTGCCCGCCCGCATCGCCGCGGACGACCCGCTCGCCACCCCGGTCGACACGGAACACCTCTACACGCAGGGCGCGCGGGGCTACACCGACTACCCGACGCTCGCGGACGAACGTTCCGGCACCGCGACCGGGGCTTCGTTGTGCCAAGCCCGGTGA
- a CDS encoding MFS transporter: MPEAQPSGRPAGHGRVLAALALAQFICSFAGSNMNVMINDISADLDTTVQGVQVAITVFLLVMAALMIPGGKLTDRYGRKRCFLTGLVVYAIGALLSAASPGLGVLILGNSILEGIGTALLIPPVYILTTLLYPDVTSRARAFGVIMALGGIGAAAGPLIGGLITTAISWRAAFVFQALVIAVIVLLSRRMDDPLPPDPTRSFDTAGAVLSAAGLVLVVMGILAADDNIWLTIGLLVLGALVLWWFFRSVRAKEAAGREPLLSLALFRVRRSNLGLVTQNVQWLVLMGSSFTVAAYLQVVRGYDAIETGVIFTAATLGLLISSLCAERLAARHTQRTLIMAGFLMCIAGVVVLIALAAAFSTAWAFVPGLALVGLGLGVMLTPSVNVVQSSFPEAQQGEISGLSRSVSNLGSSFGTAIAGTILVAGLTRGAYAAALIVLAVLSVGGLIAAALLPEEARPAGTPAAGTTAPRAQH; encoded by the coding sequence GTGCCTGAGGCGCAGCCGTCGGGGCGGCCGGCCGGACACGGACGGGTGCTGGCCGCCCTGGCCCTCGCGCAGTTCATCTGCAGCTTCGCCGGCTCCAACATGAACGTCATGATCAACGACATCAGCGCAGACCTGGACACCACCGTGCAGGGCGTGCAGGTCGCGATCACCGTGTTCCTCCTGGTGATGGCGGCGCTGATGATCCCCGGCGGGAAGCTGACCGACCGCTACGGCCGCAAGCGCTGCTTCCTCACGGGCCTCGTCGTCTATGCGATCGGGGCGCTGCTGAGCGCGGCCTCTCCGGGCCTCGGGGTGCTGATCCTCGGCAACTCGATCCTCGAAGGCATCGGCACCGCCCTGCTCATCCCACCCGTCTACATCCTCACGACCCTGCTCTACCCCGATGTGACGTCCCGCGCCCGGGCGTTCGGCGTCATCATGGCCCTGGGCGGCATCGGTGCCGCCGCCGGTCCGCTGATCGGCGGCCTGATCACCACCGCCATCAGCTGGCGCGCGGCGTTCGTGTTCCAGGCCCTGGTGATCGCTGTGATCGTCCTGCTCAGCCGGCGCATGGACGATCCGCTGCCGCCCGACCCGACCCGTTCCTTCGACACCGCCGGCGCCGTGCTGTCCGCCGCGGGTCTCGTTCTGGTGGTCATGGGCATCCTGGCCGCGGACGACAACATCTGGCTCACGATCGGCCTGCTGGTGCTCGGCGCGCTCGTGCTGTGGTGGTTCTTCCGCTCCGTTCGCGCCAAGGAGGCGGCCGGCCGGGAACCGCTGCTGAGCCTCGCCCTGTTCCGCGTCCGCCGGTCCAACCTGGGGCTCGTCACCCAGAACGTCCAGTGGCTGGTGCTCATGGGCTCGTCGTTCACGGTGGCGGCCTACCTCCAGGTCGTTCGCGGCTACGACGCCATCGAGACCGGCGTCATCTTCACCGCCGCCACGCTGGGCCTGCTGATCTCCTCCCTGTGCGCCGAGCGACTCGCCGCACGCCACACGCAACGGACCCTCATCATGGCCGGGTTCCTCATGTGCATCGCCGGCGTGGTCGTGCTGATCGCCCTGGCCGCCGCCTTCTCCACCGCCTGGGCCTTCGTCCCCGGACTCGCACTCGTCGGACTCGGCCTGGGCGTCATGCTCACCCCCTCGGTCAACGTCGTGCAGTCGAGCTTCCCGGAGGCGCAACAGGGTGAGATCTCGGGCCTGTCCCGCAGTGTGTCGAACCTCGGCTCGTCCTTCGGCACGGCCATCGCCGGCACGATCCTGGTCGCGGGCCTGACCAGGGGCGCCTACGCCGCGGCCCTGATCGTCCTCGCGGTCCTCAGTGTCGGGGGCCTGATCGCGGCAGCCCTGCTCCCCGAGGAAGCGCGCCCGGCGGGCACGCCCGCCGCCGGTACCACGGCTCCGCGGGCGCAGCACTGA
- a CDS encoding MerR family transcriptional regulator produces MKIGELSRRTGASVRSLRYYEQKRLLASERSPGGHREYPEAAVDRVILIQHLLTAGLSSDKIADVLPCMRDHDGGPAETATPWLLEQLEAERTRIDRSIEELRYTRDVLDEVIEAAAG; encoded by the coding sequence ATGAAGATCGGCGAGCTGTCCCGGCGGACCGGGGCGAGTGTGCGCTCCCTGCGGTACTACGAGCAGAAGCGGTTGCTCGCCTCCGAGCGCAGCCCCGGCGGCCACCGGGAGTATCCGGAGGCCGCCGTAGACCGTGTGATCCTCATTCAGCACCTGCTGACCGCCGGGCTGAGCAGTGACAAGATCGCGGACGTTCTCCCCTGCATGCGCGACCACGACGGCGGACCGGCGGAGACGGCGACTCCATGGCTGCTCGAGCAACTGGAGGCGGAACGTACCCGGATCGACCGCTCGATCGAGGAACTGCGGTACACGCGCGACGTACTGGACGAGGTCATCGAGGCCGCGGCGGGCTGA